ATCAGAAAGCTTACGCCCCCTTCGTGACCAGCTATATGCAAGTCCAATAAGGAATAAAGAATTGCAAACTTGAGAAGCACATGCAAGACGCATACGATGACACCCATCGCTCCAACCCGGCTGTCTTTCATAATCTCAAGCATCATCTCGCGCGGCCGATGACTCAGAATTCCGTCTGCCGTATCCATCAAACCATCGAGATGAAGTCCCCCCGTTAAGACGATCCACAGCCCCAGTAGCAGCACAGCCGCAGGCATCGGAGGCAGGATGAGACCCAACCCTTTGCCAGCCAGCAATAAAAGCAAGCCGATTACGCATCCGGCGAGCGGATAGAATACGACGCTGCGCCGAAAGACCCGTTCCGTATAATCAATTTGCACAGGAATCGGCAAACGGGTAAGAAACTGAAAGGCCGCCAGACAGGCCCGCAGCCAATCTAGAACAACCACACGAGCATTACGCATAGCAATCCTCCCATCACTACGTAGCTGACGCCGTACAACATTCGGACGGCGTAGACAATATCCTGCTGCGTCCGCGGACGCAGCGGCCAGCCCAGGCGGGCTCGCTCGCTTGCCGCGCCGCCGTAGACGTTCAGCCCGCCAAGCTCAATTCCGAGTGCCCCGGCTACCGCCGACTCTGGAATTCCGCTGTTCGGGCTGGGATGCAAGTGCGCGAAGCGGCGGACCGCAGCCGCCGAGCGCTTCGCCGAGAGGCCCGGCTGAAGCAGGGCAACGAGGATCAGCAGGAGGCCGGTCAGCCGGGCCGGAATCCAGTTCATGACGTCGTCCCAGCGGGCCGACGCCCAGCCGAAATGACGGTATCTGTCATTTCGGTAGCCGACCATCGAATCCATCGTATTCGCTGCCCGGTACAGCATCGCGAGCGGCGCCCCGCCGAGCAGCGCGTAAAACAAGGGCGAGATCACCGCGTCGACAATGTTCTCGGCCACGGTCTCAACGACCGCACGCGTCAGTTCTTCCTCACCGAGCTCGCCTGTATCCCGGCCTACGATGTAGCCAGTGTACTTGCGAGCATCGGTGAGTTCGCCCTTGCGCAGCGGACGATAGACCAGATAGGCCGCATCCTTTAAGCCTTTGATAGCAATCGTTGTAGAAATAAGCCAGGTACAAACGGCGTATCCAAGCCATTCATGAATCGAACGAGCAGCCAGAATCAGCACCATCACACTGCCGAAACTTACAATGAGAGTTGACAGCGTAAGCATAATGCCTTTGGCCCGCAACCATCCAGGCGAATCGCTTTCTCTGCGCAGCATCTTTTCCATGCCGCGAATCCAGCGTCCGATATGAATAACCGGATGGGTCGGCCAGTTCGGATCTCCGAGAATCCAATCTATGACTATGGCCGCAGCCGTCATGATAACGATCTCCTGCCAGGAATACATCCACATCGTAATCATCGTTCCATACTTAGCGACGACTTGCGTTCTTCCAGTCGGTAAGCGCTGCTTTTGATCTCAATCGGAATCCCTGCCGTGACCAGGAACACCTCATCACATACTTGGGCTAACCGCTGATTCATCCGCCCTGCCAAGTCTCGAAAGCTGCGACCTAGCGGATACTCCGGCACGATGCCGTCTCCGACTTCATTCGTGACGAGGATAAGCGGGCCTCTGTAGGAAGCAACGGCTTCTGCCAGATCGTCGATCCGTGCCATCGCCAGCGCTGCCGCATTGGATTCCGACTCATATCTAAGCAGCCAATTGGTCAGCCACAGCGTCAAACAATCCACCAGCACCGCAGCTTCCCCGCTTGCGCCGTTCGTATGAAGCTGCTGCAGCAGTTCCTGCAAGTCATACGGCTCCTCACGCGTATCCCATGGATAACCGGAATCAAGCCTTTGCTGCTTGTGCAGATCGACCCGCTCCCTCATTTCCTCATCATAGATGTAGGAGGTCGCGATATATATCCCCTGCTTGCTGTCATGCATAGCAAGCTTCTCAGCGAACGAACTCTTGCCGCTTCGCGCGCCGCCTGTTACCAGAACCGCCATGGCGCCTTCGCCTCCTTCCTTTCACTTACCCCCGTGACACGCCTGCGCTATCGAATGTCGCCATCTCCTTCATGATCTTGCCTGCGGCATCGATCACGTTGAACACAAGCACAGCGCCTGTCCCCTCGCCCAGGCGCATATCCATCTGCAGCATCGCCGAGAGGCCAACCGCTTCGAGCATCTTCGTATGTCCCTGCTCCTGCGATAAGTGCGAGGCGAGCATATAGGACGCGCTTAGCGGTGCTAACCGGCTCGCCACAAGCGCTGCAGCCGACGAGATGAAGCCGTCGACAACGACAGGACAGCGATTCTTCGCTGCGCCCAGAATCACGCCTACCAGTCCGGCGATCTCTAGTCCGCCGACTTTCGTCAATACATCAAGCGCATAATCAGCGCTTGCCACATCGCCTTGGCCCAGCCCGTTTATGGCCAAGGCCTTGTTCACCACAGCCTGCTTGTGCAGCCATTTGGCATCATCAATGCCTGTTCCACGGCCAACGGCTATGCTGGCATCCAGACCCGTCAGCGCGCATAGAATAGCCGCGCTTGCCGTTGTATTGCCAATCCCCATCTCCCCGGTGGCGAAGAGACGATATCCCTTCTCTACCAGCTCATCAACGAGCTCAGCGCCCGCCTGAATGGCTTGTACAGCCTCTTGCTTCGTCATAGCCGATTCCCGCGCCATATTGCGTGTGCCTTTGCGCACTTTACGCGAAACAAGCTCTGGATGCTCCAAATCCGCGTTAACGCCCATATCCACGCAGATGACATCAGCGCCTGCATGCCTCGCCAGCACATTAACCGCAGCCCCTCCGGATAGAAAGTTGAATACCATTTGCGGCGTCACTTCCGCAGGGAACGCACTGATTCCTTCCTCGCAGACACCATGATCGCCAGCCATGACGATGACGGCTTTTTTGTCCAAATCAGGCATGATTTCACCCGTAATGCCCGCAACTTGACGCGCGATATCTTCCAACTTGCCCAGACTTCCTTGCGGCTTGGTTAATTGATTCAAATGATCATTCGCTTGATTCACTGCCTCTTCATGAATAGACTCAATACGATTAAGAATAGACGCCAATTCGCTCATTATGTCATCCTCCGTTATTTCACTTATTTGCCTGGCTGTAATAAAATTTGCGGTGCTTCGTTGACAGGATGGCGCAGAACGATCGGTTCTGTTCCATACACCGCTTTGATTAATTCGCTGGTTATGATTTCTTCAGGCGTTCCAATGGCAGCCATTCGCCCATTGTGGACGACCATCAAACGCGTGCAGTACTGAGCAGCCAAGTTTAAGTCATGCAGAACCGCAACGACCGTTAACTCCGCTTCGCTCTGCCATTCTCTAATATAATCCATCATTTGGACTTGGTACCCAATATCCAGAAAGGTGGTCGGTTCATCCAGCATCAGCAGCCGTGGCTGTTGTGCCATCACTTTGGCCAGCGCAACACGCTGTCGTTCCCCGCCGCTTAGCCGCTCGATGGTCCTGTCGATCAATGGCTCCAAATGCAGCCGTCTCACGATCCCTTCAATTAAACCCTCCGCATCTGCAGAATCCTCGCCTAGCCAATTCTGAAATGGATAGCGCCCCATCTCCACCACTTCACGAACCGTAAAGCCTACCGGAGGAAGCGCATCCTGCTGCAGCACAGCGAGCCATCTAGCCAATTCTTTGCGGGAAAAAGCTGACGCTTCTCGTCCATCCAACTGGACTTTCCCGGATTTCACTGGATCTATGCCGGATAAAAGTCGAAGCAGCGTCGACTTCCCGCTTCCATTGGGTCCGATAATGCCAAAAAACTCGCCTTGCTTGACCTCGAAGGTAATCTTCTCCAGCACTTGCTGCTCCAAGAAACTTTGCGAAAGGTGCTCCACTTTAATCATGTTGATCAACCTCTTAACGTTTTCTTATCCTTATGTAGCAAATACGCAAAAAACGGGGCGCCCAAGAAGGCCGTAATGACACCCAATGGAATTTCGGTTGGACTTAATACCGTGCGAGCCATCGTATCCGCCCACAGAACGTAGATCCCTCCGCCAATCGCGGATAAAGGAATAATCAAGCGATAATCAGGTCCTACAACCAATCGGACCAAATGCGGAACGATGAGACCGACAAATCCAATAACACCAGCAACCGAAACGGCAGCTGCCGTCAAGAAAGTAGCCACGACCAGTACGACTAACTTGGTCCGCTCGACATTGACGCCTAGATGTGACGCTTGCCGCTCCCCCAAAGCGAGCAAATTCAAAGAACGTGCATAGCCCAAAAGCACAATAATGCCAATAAGCAAATAGGGTGTAATGATGTAAATATACGACCAGCCGCGCATCGCCAGGCTGCCCATTAGCCAAAAAACGATTTCATTGATCACCTGTTTGGAAATCGAAACCATGAACGATACGATGGCCCCCAGGAAGGCCTGCATAACAACGCCTGACAAGATCAACGTTTCCATTTTGAGCTTTCCTTCGATTTGAGCGAGCTTCAGAACTAGAAATAAGGAAAGAAGTCCGGTAATGAAAGCAACAATCGGAATCGACCATTGTCCAAACCACGCCATCTGCAGCCCAAAATAGATGAGGAAAGCAGCGCCAACCGATGCCCCAGACGATACCCCGAGCGCATACGGATCTGCCAAGGGATTTCGCAAAACACCTTGAAAAGCCGCACCCGCGATAGACAGCGCCGCACCCACCAGAATGCCGAGCAAGACGCGAGGAAATCGCACTTTATTAATAATTTGCTCTGCTGATTGCTGCCAGTTCGCGTCGATATAGTCGCCAAGCCATGGGATATGCTTGCCCAGAATTCCTGCGATTTGCAAGACAGGCAGATTCGCTGTTCCCAGTGATAAACTCACCAGAATAGAAAGAAGAAGGAGTATAACTCCTACTCCTCCCCATAGCACTAATTTTCTTTTCATTTATTTCACCAGTTCGGGATAAATGCCTTTAGCCATTTGAAGCAGTCCGTCTGTCAATCGAGGTCCCGGGCGGCTCAGCATATTTTGATCAAGGCCGATCACTTGCTTGTTCTTCACGGCTTCGATCGTATCCCAGCCACTGCGCGTACGGATGATTTCGTCCAGTGATTTCTTGCTCTTCGTATCGATAACGCCGTTAGCAAATAAAATAACAGCCGGGTTTTGCTGAATGATCTTCTCTTCGCTGATTTGATACCAGCCTTTTCCATCTCCAGCTACATTGATGCCGCCTGATAGCTTAATCAACTCGTCCATGAATTCTCCGCTGCCCACAGTCCAGCCCGGGCTGAATTCAATGTAGACCTTCTTCTTGTTCTCTTGCTTCACATCTTTGACGGCGTCGACAACCTTTTGACGGTCTGCCTTCATTTTGGCAACAATTTTCTCCGCTTGCTCTTGGTGATCTGTAATCAGTCCATAAGTTTGAATGTTCACAATCACATCATCCAGCGTTTTAGGCTCTACTTTGAAAATGTTAACATTTAATGCGCGAAGCTGCTCCACCGTATCTACTTTCATCGAAACCCCTGTAAACACAATATTCGCATTGGAGGCAATCAGCGCTTCTTGGTTAGGTTTCGTGATACTGCCTAATTTGGGCTTGGTTTTTGCCGCATCCGGGTAATCATCAAAATCCGAGACACCTACGATGTTAGCTTCCAAACCTAGAGCAAACAGCGCCTCGGTTTCTGCCGGTGATACGGATGCAATCTTCTCAGGCGCTTTCTCAAACGTAAACTCTTTGCCTGTTGCATCTTTAATCTTCAGTGGATAAACGGTCTTCTTCGCTGCTGCCGGTGTTGTTGTCACCGTTGGCGCTTTAGTCCCCTCGCCGCCCAGCTTCGATGGATTCGTTATTTCTGCTTCTTTCTTCCCACAGGCTGCTAAACTGACTGCCGTTGCTAACGCAACTGTAAGAATCAGCGCTTTTTTGACGAACTTCTTTTCCATTATCATTAACCCTCTCTCTTTGTGCTTGATTTCGATTGATCCTAGCCGGTTTGAGCCTAACAAAAAAGCCCCCTGTTCCTGAAGGAACAGAGGGACGATAAATCGCGGTGTTCAGCAACTTGACGTTTGCTTCCTGATTTAACGCGATCCTTTTCCTCGAAGGATGTCGTAAAAAGGCTCCATGGGCAGGTATCCTGACTTTCCACCTATCGCTTGCGTGGATTACAGTGGCGGGACCGTGCCGGACTTCAACCGGCTTCCCTTTTAAGCAGACAAGCTTAGGAATAAGCTTGCCAGCACCTATGGCGGCGTATTTGACTATCAATCTCTTTGTCGATTATAGACTTCTTGTTACTTTTGTGCAATCACTTTGAGCACTTGCTTGGCTTCATTCAGCTTTGGCGCATTCTGAGGAATGAACGCTACCAACCCTTTTCCTTCAAAACCTTGCTCTTTCATCCACTTGTTTCCTGT
Above is a genomic segment from Paenibacillus sp. HWE-109 containing:
- the cobS gene encoding adenosylcobinamide-GDP ribazoletransferase; translation: MRNARVVVLDWLRACLAAFQFLTRLPIPVQIDYTERVFRRSVVFYPLAGCVIGLLLLLAGKGLGLILPPMPAAVLLLGLWIVLTGGLHLDGLMDTADGILSHRPREMMLEIMKDSRVGAMGVIVCVLHVLLKFAILYSLLDLHIAGHEGGVSFLIVLVPVWSRWFMVMAIYGWPYARKESGLGSLFRSVRKSHVSCSLLVALLTTTITASLALGRGSYAALADPKVWIIVCGYMLVTLIAGWIFAAYMNSKLGGLTGDTYGALNELLETVLLVGVLLITLTQF
- the cbiB gene encoding adenosylcobinamide-phosphate synthase CbiB, coding for MWMYSWQEIVIMTAAAIVIDWILGDPNWPTHPVIHIGRWIRGMEKMLRRESDSPGWLRAKGIMLTLSTLIVSFGSVMVLILAARSIHEWLGYAVCTWLISTTIAIKGLKDAAYLVYRPLRKGELTDARKYTGYIVGRDTGELGEEELTRAVVETVAENIVDAVISPLFYALLGGAPLAMLYRAANTMDSMVGYRNDRYRHFGWASARWDDVMNWIPARLTGLLLILVALLQPGLSAKRSAAAVRRFAHLHPSPNSGIPESAVAGALGIELGGLNVYGGAASERARLGWPLRPRTQQDIVYAVRMLYGVSYVVMGGLLCVMLVWLF
- the cobU gene encoding bifunctional adenosylcobinamide kinase/adenosylcobinamide-phosphate guanylyltransferase, whose product is MAVLVTGGARSGKSSFAEKLAMHDSKQGIYIATSYIYDEEMRERVDLHKQQRLDSGYPWDTREEPYDLQELLQQLHTNGASGEAAVLVDCLTLWLTNWLLRYESESNAAALAMARIDDLAEAVASYRGPLILVTNEVGDGIVPEYPLGRSFRDLAGRMNQRLAQVCDEVFLVTAGIPIEIKSSAYRLEERKSSLSMER
- the cobT gene encoding nicotinate-nucleotide--dimethylbenzimidazole phosphoribosyltransferase produces the protein MSELASILNRIESIHEEAVNQANDHLNQLTKPQGSLGKLEDIARQVAGITGEIMPDLDKKAVIVMAGDHGVCEEGISAFPAEVTPQMVFNFLSGGAAVNVLARHAGADVICVDMGVNADLEHPELVSRKVRKGTRNMARESAMTKQEAVQAIQAGAELVDELVEKGYRLFATGEMGIGNTTASAAILCALTGLDASIAVGRGTGIDDAKWLHKQAVVNKALAINGLGQGDVASADYALDVLTKVGGLEIAGLVGVILGAAKNRCPVVVDGFISSAAALVASRLAPLSASYMLASHLSQEQGHTKMLEAVGLSAMLQMDMRLGEGTGAVLVFNVIDAAGKIMKEMATFDSAGVSRG
- a CDS encoding ABC transporter ATP-binding protein, which encodes MIKVEHLSQSFLEQQVLEKITFEVKQGEFFGIIGPNGSGKSTLLRLLSGIDPVKSGKVQLDGREASAFSRKELARWLAVLQQDALPPVGFTVREVVEMGRYPFQNWLGEDSADAEGLIEGIVRRLHLEPLIDRTIERLSGGERQRVALAKVMAQQPRLLMLDEPTTFLDIGYQVQMMDYIREWQSEAELTVVAVLHDLNLAAQYCTRLMVVHNGRMAAIGTPEEIITSELIKAVYGTEPIVLRHPVNEAPQILLQPGK
- a CDS encoding FecCD family ABC transporter permease, with protein sequence MKRKLVLWGGVGVILLLLSILVSLSLGTANLPVLQIAGILGKHIPWLGDYIDANWQQSAEQIINKVRFPRVLLGILVGAALSIAGAAFQGVLRNPLADPYALGVSSGASVGAAFLIYFGLQMAWFGQWSIPIVAFITGLLSLFLVLKLAQIEGKLKMETLILSGVVMQAFLGAIVSFMVSISKQVINEIVFWLMGSLAMRGWSYIYIITPYLLIGIIVLLGYARSLNLLALGERQASHLGVNVERTKLVVLVVATFLTAAAVSVAGVIGFVGLIVPHLVRLVVGPDYRLIIPLSAIGGGIYVLWADTMARTVLSPTEIPLGVITAFLGAPFFAYLLHKDKKTLRG
- a CDS encoding ABC transporter substrate-binding protein; translated protein: MEKKFVKKALILTVALATAVSLAACGKKEAEITNPSKLGGEGTKAPTVTTTPAAAKKTVYPLKIKDATGKEFTFEKAPEKIASVSPAETEALFALGLEANIVGVSDFDDYPDAAKTKPKLGSITKPNQEALIASNANIVFTGVSMKVDTVEQLRALNVNIFKVEPKTLDDVIVNIQTYGLITDHQEQAEKIVAKMKADRQKVVDAVKDVKQENKKKVYIEFSPGWTVGSGEFMDELIKLSGGINVAGDGKGWYQISEEKIIQQNPAVILFANGVIDTKSKKSLDEIIRTRSGWDTIEAVKNKQVIGLDQNMLSRPGPRLTDGLLQMAKGIYPELVK